A segment of the Agromyces sp. H17E-10 genome:
AGATGCTGCGCGAGCTCGACTGGGAACTCGGCGAGGCCGATGTCGTGCGCTACTTCCTCGGCCGCTCGCTGCGCGACGAGTGGCCCGTCATCCTCGAGCACACGGGCGTTCGCATCGACGACACCTGGATCGGCGCGTTCCGCCGCCGCCGCGACACGGCCCTCGCGACCGAGGTCACTCCGATCCCCGGCGTCGCACAGGCGCTCGCCGCCATCACAGCCGACCGCGGCGACCGCGTGGCGTGCGTGTCGGGGGCCGATCGCGGCAAGGTCGAGCTGCAGCTGGATGCCACGGGGCTGCGCCCGTTCTTCGGCGACCGCATCTTCAGCGGCATGGAGCAACCGCGCACGAAGCCCGCCCCCGACGTCTATCTCGCCGCGGCCCGCGCGCTCGGCGTCGACCCGACGACCGCACTCGTCATCGAGGACTCGGTCGCCGGGGTCACCGCGGGCGTCGCCGCGGGCGCAACGGTCTACGGTTTCGCACCGCCCGGACCGACCCGCACCGACCCCGCCGAGCTCACGGCTGCGGGTGCGTCGCTCGTGTTCACCGACATGGCCGAACTGCCGGGGCTCGTCGGCGACTGACGTTCGAGCCGGCGCGTGAGTCGCAGCACGATGATGAGCGGCACGATTCCGATGACGCCGAACGACATGTCGATCAGCTGCCATCCGAGCGGGATGCCGCGGATGGAGCCCGCGACGAGGGCGAGCGGCACGACGCCGAGGCACGCGAGCATGCCCCACTGGGTGACCCAGACGTTGCGCACCGGGTCGCGGTACGGGCCGATGAACGCGAGCGCGATCACGAGATGTGCGAAGGCGAGCCAGTCGGTGCCGTACGCGATGAACGGGTGCTCCTGATAGGTCTCGCGCAACGCCTCGTCGACGCGCTGCACCCACTCCGCGACGCCGGGCACCCATGCCGCGGCGCCGATGCGCTGCAGCAGCTCGGCGGCGAACGCGAGCTCGACGTCGAGAGGGAAGGCGGTGATGCCGCTCACGACGAGCCCGGCCATCATGACCACGAGCCAGAACCTGATCCACCCGAGGAGCCGTCGTTCCATGAGCGGGAGCCTAGTGGTCGCGGCCGCCGCGACTCGCACGACGGTCGAGCGGCCGTGGTCGCGGCCGCTCCGCCGGCTCAGCCCGGCGGGCCGAACTCGATCCACACGAGCGCACGGTCGACCGCGTCTGCCGGGTCGCCCGCACCGCCCGTCTCCGCCCACGCGCTGAGCGCGGCGAAGGTCGCCGCCTCGAGCGCCGCGGCGAGAGCCCGGCACACCTCGGGCGACGCATCGGGAAGTCGCGAGCCGAGGAACGTCGCGATCCGCGTCGTCCACACGCGGTTCGCCGCCGCCGCGGTCGCCGCGAGCTCGGGCTCCGAGGCGATCAGGCGGAACCATGCGGTCGCGCTGCGACGGATGTGCCGGTCGTGCGAGATGGAGGCGACGATGATTCGACGCACGGCTTCCGCCGACGGCAGGTCGGACGGCAGCACGGCGATCGCGTCGACGAGGCGCTCGTTCGCCGCCTCGACCTCGGCCCAGGCGATCCGATCGCGGGTGCCGAAATGGCGCATGAGCGTGCGGGCGCTCACCCCGGTCGCCGCGGCGAGCTCCTTCCAGCCGGTCGCGCCGTAGCCGCGCGTCGACCAGAGCTCGAACGCGACCTCGGCGACCGCGTCGACGTCGACGACGCTCGGCCGACCGCGCCCGCGCGCCGGCCTCCCCGCCTCGCCGGCCCCGCCCGCCCCGCCCGGCGGCGTCACTCGCTCCGCAGCATCCACAGCCGCCTCCATGATTTTTGTCGTAGTGTGTCAAATATACGATCTCACTCTTCCGAAGGGAATCATCATGACTCGCACCTACGTCGTGACGGGCTCGGCCTCGGGCATCGGCGCCGCCACGAAGCGCGCGCTCGGCGAGCAGGGCGCCCGCGTGATCGGCGTCGACCTCCGCGATGCCGACGTCGAGGCCGACCTGTCGACCGCCGAAGGCCGCGCCGCCGCGGTCGCGGGCGTGCTCGAGCAGTCGGGCGGCGTCGTCGACGGTGTCATCGCCTGTGCAGGCCTCTCGGCGCCGGCACCCGTCACGATGGCCGTCAACTTCTTCGGCGTGACCGCCGTGCTCGAGGGGCTGCTGCCCGCGCTACGCGCCTCGTCGGCGCCGCGCGCCGCGGTCGTCTCGTCGATGGCGTCGCTGCAGCCGAACGCACCCGAGCTGGTCGAGGCCGCCCTCGCCGGCGACGAGGCGGGCGCGCTCGAGGTCGCGGCGACGCTCGCCGAGCAGGGCCCCGAGGTCGGCTACCTCGTGTACCCGTCGTCGAAGCGCGCCCTCTCGCGCTGGGTACGCCGCGAGTCGATCTCCGAGGCCTGGGCCGGTGCCGGCATCCCGCTCAACGCGATCGCACCCGGCACCGTCATCACGCCGATGACCGCGGGCCTGCTCGACAACCCCGAAGGTCTCGCGATGGTCGACGCGGCCGTGCCGATGCCGCTCAACTACCACCAGCCCGCGGAGTCGATCGCGAACCTGCTCGTCTGGCTCACGAGCGTCGAGAACACGCACATGGCGGGCCAGACGATCTACTGCGACGGCGGCGCCGACGCGACGCTCCGCGGCGACGACATCTGGTCGTGGAACGACGCGAAGCCGAGCTCCTGACCTACACCGGCCGGCCGCGCGCAGGCCGCTCGACGGCTGCGACCAACTCGTCGACGGCCCGCGCGACGGCGACGCGGTCGTAGCTGCCCGTCGGCAGCGTCGACGACTGCGCGTAGCGCACGACGCCTGCGGCGTCGAGCAGCAGCGTGCCCGACTGCTGCATCGAACCGAACACGCGCCGGGTGAGGCCGACCTGCTCGTGGGCCGAGGCGCTGCCACCCGTGACGACCGTGAGCGGGATGCCGCGCCGACTCGCCCAACTGGCCGCCTCGTCCCGCCCCTCGGGCACGACGACGAGTACGGCGATGCCGCGGTCCGCGAACTCGTCGGCCCGTGCGACGAGGTCGCGGACGTGCGCATTGCAGATCGGGCAGGTCGTCGTCCGCATGAAGAACACGACGAGGCCCCGCTCGCCGACCGCGTCGAGCAGTCGCAACCGCTCCCCCGAGGTGTCGATCAGGTCCAGGTCCGGTGCCGGCGTTCCGACGGTGATCATGCTGTCTCCTTCTCATCTATTCAGGTTGCCTGATCAACAGGCTACTTGAAGATCTGGCGCTCGGCTAGCGTTGGTCCATGGCCCACTCGCCGGAGCTCCCCCTCGGGATGCTCGCTGCCCGCTTCGCGAAGGAGTTCGAGGCTCGCGTGTTCGAGGCCCTGACCCGCGCCGGCTACCCCGACCTGCGCGTGCGCCACTCGGTGCTGCTGGGCTCGCTCGATCGCACCGGCCTCCGGCTCACCCGACTCGCCGCCCAGGCGGGCATGACGCCCCAGGCGATGGGCGAGCTGGTCGACGACCTCGAGCGGGGAGGCTACCTCGAGCGACGCCCCGACCCCGCCGACCGCCGGGCACGACTCATCGTCGCCACCCCGAAGGGCGAGCGAGCCCTGGCCGACTGCCTGCGCATCGTCGCGGAGGTCGAGGCGTCGTACGCCAGCGCCCTCGGCACCGAGCGATACGCGGCTGCACAGGGCGCACTGGGCGACCTGCTCGAGCGCTGAAGACTACCCGGCTGCAGCGGCGAACTCGTTGGCGATGCGCGCGACCTTGTCGACGTAGTCGTTGTCGTGGTTGTACGAGTAGACCGCGGCTCGCCAGCCCTCGGGGTCGGTCATCGGGCCCGATGCGCAGAGGTACCGTGCGGTCGTGAGCGCCGCGTCGTCGATCTGGTTCGGGTCGGCGAGGTCGTCGCCGTTGCCGTCGCTGCCCCACTTCTCCCACGTCGACGGGATGAACTGCATCGGACCGACCGCGCGATCGAACTTCTGGTCGCCGTCGAAGATGCCGTCGTCGGTGTCGTCGATCTTCGCGACGCCCTTGCCGTCGAGGGCCGGTCCGATGATCGGCGGCTCGGCGTTGCCGTACTCGTCGAGCGAGCTGTCGCCGTGGCTGCCGTGCCCCGACTCGACGTCGCCGATCGCGGCGATCGTCGCCCAGTCGACGCCGCACTCGGGCGCCTCGTCGGCGAGCATCACGTGTGCGAACGCGTAGGCGGTGAGCGCCCGCTCGGGAATGCCGGTCGCGCCGGAGATGCGCGAGAGCCACTCGGGGTCGACGGACGGCAGTGGTGCTGCGCCCGAGCTCGAGAGGCCCGTCGGCTCCTCGCCGCTCGTATCGCCGTCGTCGCCGATGCCGGTGCCGGAACCGCCCTGACCGAGCGCGTCGCCTTGGCCGTCGTCGGGCGTCGAGGCGACGGGCGGCAGTGCGACGCGGGTGCCGTACGCGTCGGGCGCGGCGAATCCGCCGGGGTTCGCCGCCGTGCCCATGACGTTCACGCCGTAGACCACGCCGACGACGAGCGCCACCGCGCCG
Coding sequences within it:
- a CDS encoding SDR family oxidoreductase, giving the protein MTRTYVVTGSASGIGAATKRALGEQGARVIGVDLRDADVEADLSTAEGRAAAVAGVLEQSGGVVDGVIACAGLSAPAPVTMAVNFFGVTAVLEGLLPALRASSAPRAAVVSSMASLQPNAPELVEAALAGDEAGALEVAATLAEQGPEVGYLVYPSSKRALSRWVRRESISEAWAGAGIPLNAIAPGTVITPMTAGLLDNPEGLAMVDAAVPMPLNYHQPAESIANLLVWLTSVENTHMAGQTIYCDGGADATLRGDDIWSWNDAKPSS
- a CDS encoding lytic transglycosylase domain-containing protein, giving the protein MSWDDDADEYGAHHRSPRERPTGWRLVRRIAAYSGIVVGSIAGAVALVVGVVYGVNVMGTAANPGGFAAPDAYGTRVALPPVASTPDDGQGDALGQGGSGTGIGDDGDTSGEEPTGLSSSGAAPLPSVDPEWLSRISGATGIPERALTAYAFAHVMLADEAPECGVDWATIAAIGDVESGHGSHGDSSLDEYGNAEPPIIGPALDGKGVAKIDDTDDGIFDGDQKFDRAVGPMQFIPSTWEKWGSDGNGDDLADPNQIDDAALTTARYLCASGPMTDPEGWRAAVYSYNHDNDYVDKVARIANEFAAAAG
- a CDS encoding TetR/AcrR family transcriptional regulator, encoding MDAAERVTPPGGAGGAGEAGRPARGRGRPSVVDVDAVAEVAFELWSTRGYGATGWKELAAATGVSARTLMRHFGTRDRIAWAEVEAANERLVDAIAVLPSDLPSAEAVRRIIVASISHDRHIRRSATAWFRLIASEPELAATAAAANRVWTTRIATFLGSRLPDASPEVCRALAAALEAATFAALSAWAETGGAGDPADAVDRALVWIEFGPPG
- a CDS encoding HAD family hydrolase, with product MTTPISRFPAVLFDCDGVLVDSERITLGVLRQMLRELDWELGEADVVRYFLGRSLRDEWPVILEHTGVRIDDTWIGAFRRRRDTALATEVTPIPGVAQALAAITADRGDRVACVSGADRGKVELQLDATGLRPFFGDRIFSGMEQPRTKPAPDVYLAAARALGVDPTTALVIEDSVAGVTAGVAAGATVYGFAPPGPTRTDPAELTAAGASLVFTDMAELPGLVGD
- a CDS encoding MarR family winged helix-turn-helix transcriptional regulator translates to MAHSPELPLGMLAARFAKEFEARVFEALTRAGYPDLRVRHSVLLGSLDRTGLRLTRLAAQAGMTPQAMGELVDDLERGGYLERRPDPADRRARLIVATPKGERALADCLRIVAEVEASYASALGTERYAAAQGALGDLLER
- a CDS encoding peroxiredoxin family protein, which produces MITVGTPAPDLDLIDTSGERLRLLDAVGERGLVVFFMRTTTCPICNAHVRDLVARADEFADRGIAVLVVVPEGRDEAASWASRRGIPLTVVTGGSASAHEQVGLTRRVFGSMQQSGTLLLDAAGVVRYAQSSTLPTGSYDRVAVARAVDELVAAVERPARGRPV